A genome region from Natranaeroarchaeum sulfidigenes includes the following:
- a CDS encoding competence protein CoiA family protein — MPFIAVDPVDNRPRIPVGVGDDEEVQCPKCNDMMSVREGSRTRHFYHPADPSCNGESSLHLRMKSIAVEKLTDEYPNASIRVEFVTDDVPRRADVFVEFEQPQFPFGKGIAVEVQYRNDQKDLTETTVSYLTADISVIWLFEENYVGTRPEYEDVELPDPIPVWPYSVPHGDTPSPDSSPGEYLDVTERDLVAFLPNHVDDQISLGEFRANSDTTEKCANTAEWAREKELNLNLSITSPGVQEVYKSWLQSRIQSLRSEHRTAVEERSDIVQLETRPTSFSSWFNEGPGETFSLTFRVNRTNVSQFTVRKIVDGTEVTTLFDENDVESFIEFVLNVGYELECSRISTPGKQAVRQSVKSHLSNLSYSITPTWSETVTVELNSSTETIHLEFCPEQMQSLLDLCAKIQLWYDLLAHSG, encoded by the coding sequence ATGCCCTTCATTGCGGTTGATCCCGTCGATAATCGGCCTCGGATCCCTGTCGGCGTCGGCGACGACGAAGAGGTTCAATGTCCCAAGTGTAATGACATGATGAGTGTTCGTGAAGGATCCCGTACCCGTCATTTCTACCATCCGGCAGACCCCTCTTGTAATGGTGAATCCTCTCTCCATCTCCGGATGAAATCAATCGCTGTTGAGAAGCTTACAGACGAGTACCCGAACGCATCGATACGCGTCGAGTTCGTTACCGACGACGTTCCGCGTCGTGCTGATGTGTTCGTTGAATTTGAGCAGCCACAATTCCCTTTCGGGAAGGGAATCGCTGTTGAGGTACAGTACCGGAACGACCAGAAGGACCTCACAGAAACGACTGTCAGCTACCTCACCGCCGATATCAGTGTGATATGGCTCTTTGAGGAAAACTACGTTGGGACTCGCCCTGAGTACGAGGATGTCGAACTCCCTGACCCAATCCCTGTCTGGCCATACAGCGTCCCTCACGGTGATACGCCATCGCCAGACTCGTCACCTGGAGAGTATCTAGATGTCACTGAACGTGATCTTGTTGCCTTTCTCCCGAATCACGTGGACGATCAAATTTCGTTAGGTGAATTCCGCGCCAACTCCGATACTACTGAAAAATGTGCTAATACGGCCGAGTGGGCTCGTGAGAAAGAACTGAATCTCAATCTTTCAATAACGTCTCCAGGCGTCCAAGAGGTCTACAAATCATGGCTTCAGAGCAGAATCCAAAGTTTACGCAGCGAGCACCGAACTGCAGTCGAAGAACGCAGTGACATAGTTCAGTTAGAAACCCGACCAACTTCTTTTTCTAGCTGGTTCAACGAAGGGCCTGGAGAAACCTTTTCGCTCACATTTCGAGTCAACCGCACAAACGTCAGTCAGTTCACCGTTCGAAAGATCGTTGATGGAACAGAAGTCACGACACTGTTTGACGAGAATGATGTTGAGTCATTTATCGAGTTCGTTCTAAACGTGGGCTATGAATTGGAGTGTTCCCGAATATCAACACCCGGGAAGCAAGCGGTGAGGCAGTCAGTTAAATCACATCTTAGCAATCTCTCGTATTCAATCACACCAACATGGTCCGAAACAGTCACTGTCGAATTGAATAGTTCCACAGAGACCATCCATCTGGAATTCTGCCCAGAGCAGATGCAATCACTTCTTGATCTCTGCGCAAAAATCCAACTCTGGTATGATCTCCTGGCCCACAGTGGTTGA
- a CDS encoding type II toxin-antitoxin system HicA family toxin: MKVMVNSGIYEWKRTRGHHAILRWEPPEDHDAEARTVPVPLHDEISEGTLKDIADQAGANDYQKFKAWIDQNR; encoded by the coding sequence GTGAAGGTGATGGTCAACAGCGGAATCTACGAGTGGAAGCGCACGCGCGGCCACCATGCGATCCTCCGCTGGGAGCCGCCCGAGGACCACGACGCCGAAGCGCGTACCGTCCCAGTCCCGCTTCACGACGAGATCAGCGAGGGCACGCTCAAAGACATCGCAGATCAGGCCGGCGCGAACGATTACCAGAAATTCAAAGCCTGGATCGACCAAAACCGATAA
- a CDS encoding type II toxin-antitoxin system HicB family antitoxin → MSTDSSSNHDPPTGTTITLTRETNWWVAKDEETGVASQGKSRQEALENLDEALQGYHGDGDPPSDEDLREMGIDPENNTSDSLDDSEIFD, encoded by the coding sequence ATGAGCACTGACTCCAGCAGCAATCACGACCCGCCGACGGGCACCACGATCACGCTTACCCGTGAAACCAACTGGTGGGTCGCAAAGGATGAAGAAACCGGCGTCGCCAGTCAGGGTAAGAGCCGCCAGGAGGCTCTTGAAAACCTCGATGAAGCACTTCAAGGCTATCACGGAGATGGCGACCCTCCTAGCGACGAGGATCTCCGCGAGATGGGGATTGACCCCGAGAACAACACCTCCGACTCTCTGGATGACTCGGAAATTTTCGATTGA
- a CDS encoding winged helix-turn-helix transcriptional regulator, giving the protein MSESERDERGRFSAKHSDDEVLAAVQKHGPAGTTEVAEELGIKRPSADYRLRQLETDGKVESKMIGNSLAWSLTPEAKA; this is encoded by the coding sequence ATGAGTGAAAGCGAACGTGATGAGCGCGGGCGTTTCTCCGCGAAACACAGCGACGACGAGGTCCTCGCCGCCGTACAAAAGCACGGGCCTGCAGGCACGACGGAGGTTGCCGAAGAGCTGGGAATCAAGCGCCCCAGCGCTGATTACCGACTTCGTCAACTCGAAACCGACGGTAAGGTGGAGAGTAAGATGATCGGGAACTCTCTCGCATGGAGTCTGACTCCGGAGGCTAAAGCATGA